In Acidisarcina polymorpha, the DNA window AGACGACGATCCCTCAACGTCGGAAGGCCTACGGGCTCGACCGCGGTCCACTTGATCTCACCCAGTAGAGCAGCGATGATTAGCGCGTCCTGCCCTTGCTGGTCATACTCAACGGGAATATCGATGACGCGGAGCATCAATTCGCGAAGCAAGGCCGAGACGCCGATCATCCTCGGAACTTCAGGCGCTTCGGAAGGACAGACGTCTCTCCGGATGTAAAGAGCTCTCATTGCTACCGGACCGAGACTCCCGATCCGATGAAGACACCCAGGAGGGAGCCATACGGCCCTCTGGGGAGGAACGATCCAATAACCGAAGTCGAACGTGACCTTCATGCTGCCCGAAGTGGCGCAGAGAAGCTTTGCGTGCGGGTGAGCATGAACAAAGCCGTTGTATCCAGCAGGAACGTCCTTAGCCAGCGTCGAAACCGGTCGCGGGGCCGTCTGAGTCTGAAGATTCACATGATCATAGGACTTGTTTTCCATGGCCTGATCGACGTAGGGATTTGTCAGCTACGAGAATTGGGTCTTCTTCTTCACCCGCGAGGAAACAAACTGAACAGATCGAGAAGAAGTCGGCTGCGACGTTGACAGTCGTTTCAACATCGCCTCCCCGGAAAGTGTCGTGTCCACCTTTGCAATTGCATGAGATGAATCGACATCATCCCTATTAGAAAAAACGGGCGTCGCAGCTATGGAAGATGTTGAAACGCTCGTGCTCTTGTGAGGCGACGTCCTCAAGAGAACTATTAATGCGCGCACAAGAAGGGCAGCTGCCAAGAGCCACAGGACAGGTCCTATCCAATTGTGCTTTCGATCATTTCGAACACGACCGTCCATGCTTGCCCTCCACAGCTAAAGGCCTATTGAGCAAACGTTCATGGAAGGCCGCAATTGTCTGCTTCGCCGCCGTGTGTCGTTCATCCCAAAGCTCCGGCTGAGATCGTGCTATTTCCTCAGGTTCTATGATGTTTAGCGAAGGACCAATGAACAGATCGATGAGGACAATAAACATACTTTGAAGGACAAGAGCGCGAGCCCACAAAGGTCACTCCACCGAGCCGCGTGCAATCGCGTCGCTTGCCGCTACGAGCTCGAGGTCCACAGCAAACGCGCGATTGAAGATATGCTTAATTGACTTGCTAGCCGTGCCGGTTAGGTTTCCCCTTATCGGTCACGTCCGTTCTTAGTCGCGTCTCGCAAGCATGGCCTCCCGGTTTCAGGTGCGTCCTGCAGATTGTCCCGTGCGAGAGGCCATTGCGCGCATACGGAAACCAGCCCTAAGAAGGTAGCTATTGCAATCTCATTGTTACAGTGTCTCTAGGTCGTATCTGCCGCTGCCGCTTTCGGCTTGGTCATTCCAATTAATCGGGAGCGTCTCCATGGGATTCGGATCAAAGGTTTTCGACGCAACGATCATCTCAGCCATCTCTTCAGCGGTCTATGCCTTGATCTCTGCAGTGAGCCTCTTGCTCCTCGCGCTCTAGATAAGGGACGCACGTCGCTTCGGCGCAGCGCCGGCACTCTACGCGTTGCTCAAGGAACTTGAAGATCATATGGCAGCTGTCCGTGCACTCGACGGAAAGTCTGTTGATGAACCAGGGATTCGCGAGGTGATCGAGCGGTGCCTGGATTTTTTCGAACGAATCGAGCATTTGCGGAGTGCCGGCGTGATTCCGTCCACAATCTTAGGCCGGGCATTTGGCAATCCCTTAAAACGGATTTTAGCCGACCCCCGGTTCGCCGAAATGGTAAAGCGTAACGCGCCCGAATATGAGGAGGTGCTCATCCTTGCGGGTAAAATCAGCTGACGAGCCTAAGTTGGAATCAACTGCAACTATCATCCCTCACATCTCGGCCACGTACCAGAGAAAGCTTCAGGAGCGTCAAACACCTGATCGAAAGAATCAACCACTTCGTCCAGCACTACAACAGCTCCTGTTGACCCTTCGCATGGACCGCAACAGCAGACTCAATCCTTCAAAAGCTTGTACGTCTTTGTTCACGAATCTCTGGGACAGCACACTAGGAGACCGTGAGCATTATCGTGGAAGCTGCCTCTTCTCTTTTGGAGGAGGAGGGTTTTGAGGATTCAATACCAATGCTGTGGGTGCAAAGGCGGGCGTGAGCATAGGGTCGGTATACCAGTACTTCACTAGTAAGGAAGCTCTCCTGAGCGCTATTATCGGGCGCGAGAGCGCGCCGCTTTTACGTGTCACTGAGGAGCTATCGCAAACTTGCAGCTTCCACGCGGCGATTTAGTCCTGCATAAAGGCTTCAGTGCGAAACCATTGCGGCGCCCACAACTGGCTAGGCTGTCGACATCGCTGAGCGATTTGAGGTCTTCCACAGTTAGGTCTCTTCCCCCTTTTCTGAATTGCAGCCGTTATAGAACACATCCTTGAGTTTCCCGACGCTCCGAAGGTAACAAACAGAAGCATTGCCGCCGCAGATGTCTTAGCGATTACACGGGGTCTGGTCGACGCCGCAGGTGAAAGAAGAGAAGCGAGTGTCCATCGGCTTGACGCGGAGACTGCTCGGTGCCGTCTCGGGATACATAACCGGTGAAGCGCACCGCTGACACATGCGCATCTCGGGCGCGAGGAGTTACGACAAGCTGGAACATATCTCAGCCAATCACGCCGGCAGCATTCGCAAGATCCCGAGCATTGCTCTGATAGTCGCCATAGCCATTGGCAACGTAGTGGCATTTACGTGATCTTCGATGAGCGTCCAACTTGTAAGAACAGACACACCGCCAAACCGTCCAGCAGCACGCGTCTCGATCAAAAGAGCCGAATAATTTGCCGCAAAATTGTCTTCTCGACCAAACTAGTCCTTGCACTCAGGCGGCGGATCATAAATTGTCGATACTCATGCTAACGCACGTCGACGCGTGACCAAAGCTTTGACCCGTTCTGCGTCTGCGTGGGTTGCGGGCATATAGACGACCATGCTCAGGCCTACCTGCGCATCGATGGCGAAGGAGGAATATTCCAATGCGATGGACTCGCCCACCTCGGGCTGGACGCGTTTGATACCCTCGCCGTGTTTTCGTACCTCGTGGTTGCGCCACATAGCCGCAAACTCCGGGCTTTCGCGGCTTAGCGCTTCGATAAGAGCTTGCGTCTGCTGAGATGCGCCTGTGCGTGCGAGCTCAGCGCGGAACGTCGCGACCACGAAGCTGGCGATCTGTTCCCAGTCCGGCAACTGGGCCCGGAGGCGGGGGTGACAAAACACCAGACGCAGAACGTTGCGCTCGACAGGCGACAAGGTGCCGTA includes these proteins:
- a CDS encoding AraC family transcriptional regulator — protein: MENKSYDHVNLQTQTAPRPVSTLAKDVPAGYNGFVHAHPHAKLLCATSGSMKVTFDFGYWIVPPQRAVWLPPGCLHRIGSLGPVAMRALYIRRDVCPSEAPEVPRMIGVSALLRELMLRVIDIPVEYDQQGQDALIIAALLGEIKWTAVEPVGLPTLRDRRLRRMEDILLRTPNDRSTLDQWAERLGVSRRTLNRLLQREANLTFQAWRDQMRAFSALPLMAEGRRLTEIADTVGYDTAWSFTAMFKRVTGVAPSRYFSVDGNV
- a CDS encoding TetR/AcrR family transcriptional regulator codes for the protein MGAKAGVSIGSVYQYFTSKEALLSAIIGRESAPLLRVTEELSQTCSFHAAI